The Moritella sp. F3 genomic interval CGTAAGCAGTACCAATTGCTCAACATTAGGCCATTGCCATGACAATAGACTTGGTATTAAGGCTATCAAGCCTACAAACACCGCTTGATAAGTAAGGAGTACAACTTTAGGTACTGTACTCGTCATTTTTTTCACGCATATCACCGCCGTTGCCGCACCTAATGCACTGCCTAAGCCAAGTAAGGTATAACCAAATGATGATTGTTCAAAGCTCGGCTGTACAACAAACATGACCCCTATAAACCCGACGAGAATAGTCATTACCCGTACTGTACCTATCTTTTCAGCTAGGAATAGATTAGAGATACAGGCCACAAACAATACCTGCGTAAATCCAAGCGCTGTCGCATCAGCAAAAGGGATATTACTCACGGTTAAGAAACCAAAATATAACGCAAAGAATGCACCGATAATGCGGAATGAATGTAGTTTTGCATTCTGTATTTTCAGTAATGCTTGTCGACTACTCACGATTGCTGGAAGTAGTAATACAATGAACACGATTTGTCTGAATAATAACATCTGAAATACGTCGATGGATCCACTTAACATACGCACTAACACACCCACAGATACAAACAGTCCTGTCGATATCAACGCTAATAACACGCCCTTTAGCGTCGGCGATAAATCTTTAATAGTATGACGCAATGGTTTTAGAATAACGGAATGATTAAATAACAACATAGTGTACCTCAAGCTAAGTTGAGGACATATTAAAGCCTACACCTATAGACGGGTCAAGCTGGCTCGTTATGTTATCCAGCATTTAATGAGGTCGTTGACTTGTTACCAGCGTTTGCCTTAAAAACGCCAACATCCATTTGGTAATAAGCTTGTAATCTGCCTGATAATGGCGTGAAAGCCCAAGCGAATCCATGGCAATGTTAAACGTCTCTGTAGGGATAATATCACGACGCTGTGCCATGAGTGCGGCAGAATATTGCGTAGTAAACTCAGGGTGTCCTTGCAAACCAAGAAAGCACTCTCCGACCTGGAACATGCTATAGGGGCAAAATGTATTACTCATCAACACCCTTGCGTTATCAGGTAATTGACAAACCTGGTCTTGATGACAAACAACAAGGGCAATACTCGCTTGCTGTGGCTGCATCCAAGCTTGCTCTACAAGTACATCAGCATGTGCAATTCCGACGCCCCAACCTCGGAGACTTTTTTCAACTTTCCCGCCCAACGCTTTAGCTATCATTTGATGACCAAAACAAATACCAATCAAGCCTTTCTGCGCATCGTAGAGTTCGCGCGTAAAATCTTCCAACTGTCTGATCCAAAGATCGTCATCATTAACCCCCCATTTACTGCCACTGCAAATGTAAGCGTCACATTCATCCACATGTTGTGGAAACTGACCATCAATCACGCGATAAAAATGAAGTTCTAATGCGCTATCGACTTGTTGAAATAACGCCTCAAACATAGCCGCGTAATGACCAAAGTCAGCGTGTAAGCTAGCCCGAACATCGTCACATTGCAAAATACCAAGTTTCATATCCTTACCTCCATCACATGATTCCTGTTGCCGTTATAGATCGCCATGTACCGCAGATAAACAAATATCAGCATACG includes:
- a CDS encoding DMT family transporter codes for the protein MLLFNHSVILKPLRHTIKDLSPTLKGVLLALISTGLFVSVGVLVRMLSGSIDVFQMLLFRQIVFIVLLLPAIVSSRQALLKIQNAKLHSFRIIGAFFALYFGFLTVSNIPFADATALGFTQVLFVACISNLFLAEKIGTVRVMTILVGFIGVMFVVQPSFEQSSFGYTLLGLGSALGAATAVICVKKMTSTVPKVVLLTYQAVFVGLIALIPSLLSWQWPNVEQLVLLTLVGVVSSIAQWIGISAYKYGEANVIANVEYAKIIYSLGFGYWLFSEVPNNIAILGVMIILLSAVVPLVLNRWTRRTL
- a CDS encoding GMP synthase, coding for MKLGILQCDDVRASLHADFGHYAAMFEALFQQVDSALELHFYRVIDGQFPQHVDECDAYICSGSKWGVNDDDLWIRQLEDFTRELYDAQKGLIGICFGHQMIAKALGGKVEKSLRGWGVGIAHADVLVEQAWMQPQQASIALVVCHQDQVCQLPDNARVLMSNTFCPYSMFQVGECFLGLQGHPEFTTQYSAALMAQRRDIIPTETFNIAMDSLGLSRHYQADYKLITKWMLAFLRQTLVTSQRPH